A genomic window from Silene latifolia isolate original U9 population chromosome 11, ASM4854445v1, whole genome shotgun sequence includes:
- the LOC141613152 gene encoding uncharacterized protein LOC141613152 — translation MTNPENTTIVDSSKSQNYSFVHVENPNNNITPIIFNGQNYDEWFRAFLLALLAKGKSEYLDGTVTKPAVTAANYSAWRSTNALVTAWILNSLDSSIRRTISLRPEAKQVWTDIKNRFCQNNDASIYRLQADLLACRQGTTESLMAYYGRMTAIWDDILDTDPLPSCSCNPCSCDWVQIMAARRDKKRVRDFLMGLDDRFDNARSNILGTNPLPALEFVYNRLLQEEGVRSLHPMKTETRLETMAFATRVTHGHKNSGGGEGGTP, via the coding sequence ATGACGAACCCCGAAAACACCACCATTGTCGACTCCTCTAAATCCCAAAACTATTCATTCGTTCATGTCGAAAACCCGAATAACAATATCACTCCGATCATCTTTAATGGCCAAAATTACGACGAATGGTTCCGTGCTTTTCTTCTTGCTTTGCTTGCAAAAGGGAAGAGCGAGTATCTCGATGGAACCGTAACGAAACCTGCTGTCACGGCTGCTAATTACTCGGCATGGCGCTCAACTAATGCACTGGTAACAGCATGGATCCTCAATTCCCTCGACTCATCAATCAGGAGAACGATCTCCCTCCGTCCCGAGGCAAAGCAGGTATGGACCGATATCAAAAACCGCTTTTGTCAAAACAACGATGCTAGTATTTACCGTTTGCAGGCTGATCTTCTTGCGTGCCGTCAAGGAACCACCGAGTCCCTCATGGCTTATTATGGTCGTATGACTGCGATTTGGGACGACATCCTTGACACTGACCCTCTCCCGTCatgctcctgtaacccgtgctcTTGTGACTGGGTTCAAATCATGGCGGCTCGACGTGACAAAAAACGTGTCCGTGATTTTCTCATGGGCCTCGATGATCGGTTCGATAACGCTCGTTCTAATATACTCGGTACCAATCCTCTCCCTGCTCTTGAATTTGTTTACAATAGGCTTCTTCAGGAAGAGGGGGTTCGTTCCCTTCACCCTATGAAAACAGAGACCCGACTAGAAACTATGGCGTTTGCCACACGGGTTACTCACGGCCATAAGAATtcgggggggggggagggggggacaCCGTGA